One window of the Colletotrichum lupini chromosome 9, complete sequence genome contains the following:
- a CDS encoding major facilitator superfamily transporter, whose translation MDVPAVTMAQHTPLPPGTVHLLNYEDATESPIFVLSPTPSSDPNDPLNWSKWRKYLNYSLAMGVTVAAFTNLSIQTVFWQQMTVDLDVSINQLSNAQSAQLAGLATGCIFFIPFTIKYGRRLTYLVSTAILAAAAWWTSSMHSYAELIATAVITGLAGAINETAVQMTIADIFFVHQRGSANGLYFTAVMAGSFLTPLAAGSQAVTQGWRWSYYALSISLTVLFFMFVFLYEETKYIPISLGESDLTDDNSPIGGNDMAKVRSLDKGGLELNYMRSNPATDVPLNSYRERMRLLTPTSESLLRVFILPLHVITLPHVMFTALQFASGVCWLVLFMSVVSVVFSAPPYNFNTAAIGYMNLGPFVGNIFGSIYGGPLADWTVLRLAKRNGGVFEPEMRLYPLFLPVITMAGGIVMFGVTADRGMHWIFPSIGGALFAFGLGANGDITFTFVIDTYRELTAEAFVGVAFVRNAVSVDVPSALVPWMSNMGLTNMYILSGVISLLIGLLYVPMIIWGKRIRTILAPRYLRLVERRMQI comes from the exons ATGGACGTCCCAGCAGTGACAATGGCTCAACATACACCCCTTCCTCCGGGAACAGTTCACTTGCTCAATT ATGAGGACGCTACAGAGTCCCCAATATTTGTTCTATCCCCAACTCCATCGTCAGACCCGAACGACCCACTG AACTGGAGCAAATGGAGAAAGTATCTTAACTACAGTCTTGCCATGGGCGTCACCGTGGCCGCTTTCACCAA CCTCTCGATCCAAACCGTCTTCTGGCAACAGATGACCGTTGATCTCGATGTGTCTATCAACCAACTCAGCAACGCGCAGTCCGCTCAGCTTGCAGGACTTGCCACAGGCTGCATTTTCTTCATTCCGTTCACAATCAAGTATGGTCGTCgcttaacgtacttagtttCCACAGCGATTCTTGCTGCAGCAGCGTGGTGGACATCTTCTATGCATTCATACGCAGAACTTATTGCCACAGCTGTAATCACGGGACTAGCTGGCGCTATAAACGAGACCGCGGTGCAAATGACT ATTGCCGATATTTTCTTCGTTCACCAGCGAGGTTCTGCCAACGGTCTCTATTTTACTGCCGTAATGGCAGGAAGCTTTTTGACGCCTTTGGCTGCCGGCTCCCAAGCCGTGACTCAGGGATGGCGCTGGTCATACTACGCCCTCTCTATCTCTCTGACAGTTCTCTTCTTCATGTTTGTTTTCTTGTATGAAGAGACCAAATATATTCCCATAAGCCTCGGCGAAAGCGACCTTACAGACGACAACTCACCGATTGGCGGGAATGATATGGCAAAAGTCAGAAGCCTTGATAAAGGCGGTCTGGAGCTGAACTACATGCGGTCCAATCCCGCTACGGATGTCCCACTGAATTCTTACCGCGAACGCATGCGATTATTGACACCAACCTCGGAATCCTTACTGCGAGTTTTCATCTTGCCACTTCATGTCATTACTCTTCCACACGTCATGTTCACTGCTCTACAGTTTGCATCCGGTGTATGCTGGTTAGTACTGTTCATGTCGGTTGTATCCGTCGTCTTTTCTGCGCCCCCCTACAATTTCAATACTGCAGCAATCGGATATATGAACCTCGGACCTTTTGTTGGAAACATTTTCGGCAGTATTTACGGCGGACCTTTAGCAGACTGGACTGTTTTGCGCTTGGCTAAGAGGAATGGGGGCGTTTTCGAGCCGGAAATGCGACTGTATCCCTTATTTCTACCCGTGATCACGATGGCTGGTGGTATTGTCATGTTTGGAGTCACCGCGGATCGA GGAATGCATTGGATCTTCCCTAGCATCGGCGGCGCACTATTCGCATTTGGCCTTGGTGCAAATGGAGACATCACCTTTACATTTGTTATTGATACTTATCGAGAG CTGACTGCCGAAGCCTTTGTTGGTGTCGCATTTGTTCGTAATGCTGTCAGCGTAGATGTCCCTTCGGCGCTTGTGCCCTGGATGTCAAACATGGGCCTTACCAATATGTACATTCTGAGTGGGGTTATCTCTCTTCTCATCGGTCTTTTGTATGTTCCTATGATCATCTGGGGCAAGCGCATTCGCACCATTCTGGCTCCCCGATACTTGCGACTTGTGGAGAGGCGCATGCAGATTTAG
- a CDS encoding amidase, with protein MEWEAIASRHRLEQQRNIPQEWRISDDQLAKLRGKGTAEEGRLIAQDVARKSALMTGKELDITECYNARELLDKIHHKKLTSEEVAVAFCKRAALAQQLVRTFPSRSVTTSCLTEIFFDEGIKRARELDQHLERTGELVGPLHGLPISLKDSFVVRGHYATVGYVEFLKRPLPTSNSAMVDLLVDAGAVLFCKTNVPQTMMTADSENNIFGRTLNPHKTILTAGGSTGGEGALVAFRGSVLGVGSDIAGSIRIPSLCCGIYGFKPTADRTPFGGQANYPFRKLQLPGVTPVAGPMANSVDDLSLFMETVIGRRPWHYDASAVNAPWRSSYGSNKTLTIGILPEDPEYPLQPPVRRALQDAVSKLTGAGHSIVKLPANPACSASVGGKLGFHYFGLGSSGLDALASEIGEPLVHSVKRGVHPFTTSKPLISTELDTVHQLDEFLGLQASYANSWKNIWTEYHLDVVVGPGAISTAVPHDTYSIPVYTLMWNVLDYPAGIIPYGVSSKTRDPNYQKAASNFEADYDPEATDGARVRFKSLLLDFMMKSV; from the exons ATGGAATGGGAAGCGATTGCTTCTCGTCACCGGTTGGAGCAACAGCGGAACATACCTCAGGAATGGAGAATCTCTGATGATCAGCTAGCCAAGCTTCGAGGCAAGGGAACTGCCGAAGAAGGTCGACTAATAGCCCAAGATGTTGCTCGGAAATCAGCGTTGATGACGGGAAAGGAACTCGACATCACAGAGTGCTACAACGCGCGAGAGTTGCTCGACAAGATTCATCACAAGAAACTCACATCGGAAGAAGTGGCAGTGGCGTTTTGCAAGCGCGCTGCTCTCGCTCAACAGCTTGTAAGGACATTTCCATCTCGCTCCGTCACC ACTTCTTGCTTAACTGAAATATTCTTCGATGAAGGAATCAAGAGGGCTCGAGAACTTGACCAGCACCTAGAGCGTACTGGAGAGCTCGTAGGGCCACTGCACGGCCTACCAATTAGCCTCAAG GATTCTTTCGTCGTTAGAGGTCATTACGCTACTGTCGGTTATGTCGAGTTTTTGAAAAGGCCACTGCCTACTTCTAACTCGGCGATGGTCGATCTCCTAGTGGACGCTGGAGCCGTCCTATTCTGTAAAACGAACGTTCCGCAGACCATGATG ACTGCCGACTCGGAGAACAACATTTTCGGTCGAACTTTGAATCCGCACAAGACGATTCTTACCGCCGGCGGTTCAACCGGTGGTGAGGGAGCTCTTGTAGCATTCAGAGGCTCAGTATTAGGCGTTGGCTCCGATATTGCAGGATCAATCCGGATCCCCTCACTTTGTTGCGGCATTTATGGCTTCAAGCCCACAGCGGATCGAACGCCGTTTGGAGGGCAAGCTAACTATCCCTTCCGCAAACTCCAGCTTCCTGGAGTCACCCCTGTCGCTGGGCCGATGGCAAATTCAGTTGATGATCTCAGTTTGTTCATGGAAACAGTGATCGGTCGTCGGCCTTGGCATTATGACGCATCTGCAGTCAACGCCCCCTGGAGAAGCTCCTATGGAAGCAACAAGACCCTGACCATCGGTATCCTTCCCGAAGATCCGGAATATCCCTTGCAGCCGCCTGTTCGACGAGCGCTTCAAGACGCAGTCTCAAAATTGACTGGTGCAGGGCACAGTATCGTCAAATTACCAGCAAACCCCGCTTGCAGTGCCAGTGTTGGTGGAAAGCTGGGATTCCATTACTTCGGGCTAGGATCTTCCGGTCTGGATGCCCTGGCGAGTGAGATTGGTGAACCACTGGTACATTCAGTGAAACGAGGCGTTCATCCTTTCACAACTTCAAAGCCTCTTATTTCAACGGAGCTGGACACAGTACACCAACTGGATGAATTTCTTGGCTTACAGGCTTCTTATGCCAACAGCTGGAAGAACATTTGGACCGAGTATCACCTCGATGTTGTCGTCGGCCCCGGAGCAATCAGCACCGCGGTCCCCCACGATACCTATAGCATCCCTGTCTACACCTTGATGTGGAATGTGTTAGAC TATCCAGCAGGGATAATACCATATGGGGTATCCTCCAAGACGAGAGATCCCAACTACCAGAAAGCGGCCTCAAATTTTGAAGCGGACT ATGATCCAGAAGCAACCGACGGCGCCCGTGTTCGCTTCAAGTCATTGCTCCTCGATTTTATGATGAAGAGTGTTTAA